The proteins below come from a single Kitasatospora sp. NBC_00315 genomic window:
- a CDS encoding molybdopterin oxidoreductase family protein → MTDGFVPLDPAVTPRGTGDFRDAGGLPAARWRADQNGETLVPTHCCFCGVQCGMYLRVNRAGKVFGVEPRNHDINRMRLCPKGINAYQQVNHPDRLTAPLLRRSRDEPLRQATWEEALAYTVGEIRRIQGEHGADAFGLLGGASLFSEKTYLVGKFARVALKTRHVDYNGRLCMVSAAGANKLAFGIDRAANPFSDILQTDCLLIAGSNVGECFPVMTQYVWGARDRGAALIVVDPRETAVARTADVHVALKSGTDSAFFNALLHVVVREGLTDEAFLAEHTTGWPELRAKVEEYPPHRAAAICGVPEEQIVRVARMFGGAERAMAWHARGIEHHTQGVENCLSVINLCAATGNLGRPGAGYGTITGQGNGQGGREHGQKADLLPGGRSINDPAHRRQIAGIWGIEEADLPQAGTSMMEMVWQMQRAEIRGLIGICNNPFVSLPNYAVVKDGYDKLEFHAQFDFFLSETSQNAHVVFPVTTWAEDEGVMANAEARVVKHNKAQEPPSGVRTDTWVMCELARRLGAGDKFDFAGSREVFDELRRASAGTVIDYYGITYERLEETGGIAWPCPSTDHPGTPRLFEGGRTYHPDGKVHLQVVEWHPPADPYDDEYPMTLTTGRTVAHFLSGNQTRRLGALVEQTPRPWVEIHPSHGFANGEPVRVVTRRGSSVLPALVTEAIRADHVFVPYHWPHPVAANVLTIDALDPRSKIPEYKVCAVRIERAPQLDPVPAPPVPPGREAYPEARLSRADPLPPTAPQGRGTAERG, encoded by the coding sequence ATGACGGACGGCTTCGTCCCGCTCGATCCGGCCGTCACGCCGCGCGGCACCGGCGACTTCCGCGACGCCGGCGGCCTGCCGGCCGCCCGCTGGCGGGCCGACCAGAACGGCGAGACCCTCGTCCCCACACACTGCTGCTTCTGCGGCGTGCAGTGCGGGATGTACCTGCGGGTGAACAGGGCGGGCAAGGTCTTCGGCGTGGAGCCGCGCAACCACGACATCAACCGGATGCGCCTGTGCCCCAAGGGCATCAACGCCTACCAGCAGGTCAACCATCCGGACCGGCTGACCGCTCCGCTGCTGCGCCGCTCCCGGGACGAGCCGTTGCGGCAGGCGACCTGGGAGGAGGCGCTCGCCTACACGGTCGGGGAGATCCGGCGGATCCAGGGCGAGCACGGCGCGGACGCCTTCGGGCTGCTCGGCGGCGCCAGCCTGTTCTCGGAGAAGACGTACCTGGTGGGCAAGTTCGCCCGGGTCGCGCTGAAGACCCGGCACGTGGACTACAACGGGCGGCTGTGCATGGTGAGCGCCGCCGGGGCGAACAAACTGGCCTTCGGCATCGACCGGGCCGCCAACCCGTTCTCCGACATCCTGCAGACCGACTGTCTGCTGATCGCCGGCTCCAACGTCGGCGAGTGCTTTCCGGTGATGACCCAGTACGTCTGGGGCGCCCGGGACCGCGGGGCCGCGCTGATCGTGGTCGACCCGCGGGAGACGGCGGTGGCGCGCACCGCCGACGTCCACGTCGCCCTGAAGTCCGGTACGGACTCGGCGTTCTTCAACGCGCTGCTGCACGTCGTCGTCCGCGAGGGCCTGACCGACGAGGCCTTCCTCGCGGAGCACACCACCGGCTGGCCGGAGCTGCGGGCCAAGGTCGAGGAGTACCCGCCGCACCGGGCCGCCGCGATCTGCGGGGTGCCCGAGGAGCAGATCGTCCGGGTGGCGAGGATGTTCGGCGGCGCCGAGCGGGCCATGGCCTGGCACGCGCGCGGCATCGAGCACCACACCCAGGGCGTGGAGAACTGCCTGAGCGTCATCAACCTCTGCGCCGCGACCGGCAACCTCGGGCGCCCGGGCGCCGGCTACGGCACCATCACCGGCCAGGGCAACGGGCAGGGCGGGCGGGAGCACGGCCAGAAGGCCGACCTGCTGCCCGGCGGGCGGTCGATCAACGATCCGGCGCACCGGCGCCAGATCGCCGGGATCTGGGGCATCGAGGAGGCCGACCTCCCGCAGGCCGGCACCTCGATGATGGAGATGGTCTGGCAGATGCAGCGCGCCGAGATCCGCGGGCTGATCGGCATCTGCAACAACCCCTTCGTCTCACTGCCCAACTACGCGGTGGTGAAGGACGGCTACGACAAGCTGGAGTTCCACGCCCAGTTCGACTTCTTCCTCTCCGAGACGTCGCAGAACGCCCATGTGGTGTTCCCGGTGACCACCTGGGCCGAGGACGAGGGCGTGATGGCCAACGCCGAGGCCCGGGTGGTCAAGCACAACAAGGCCCAGGAGCCGCCGAGCGGGGTGCGCACCGACACCTGGGTGATGTGCGAGCTGGCCCGCCGGCTGGGCGCCGGCGACAAGTTCGACTTCGCCGGCTCCCGGGAGGTCTTCGACGAGCTGCGCCGGGCCTCGGCCGGCACGGTGATCGACTACTACGGCATCACCTACGAGCGGCTGGAGGAGACCGGCGGTATCGCCTGGCCCTGCCCGAGCACCGACCACCCCGGCACGCCCAGGCTGTTCGAGGGCGGGCGGACGTACCACCCGGACGGCAAGGTGCACCTCCAGGTGGTCGAGTGGCACCCGCCGGCCGATCCGTACGACGACGAGTACCCGATGACGCTGACCACCGGCCGGACCGTCGCGCACTTCCTGTCCGGCAACCAGACCCGGCGCCTGGGCGCGCTGGTCGAGCAGACGCCCCGGCCGTGGGTTGAGATCCACCCCTCGCACGGCTTCGCCAACGGCGAGCCGGTGCGGGTGGTGACCCGGCGCGGCTCGTCGGTGCTGCCGGCCCTGGTGACCGAGGCGATCCGCGCCGACCACGTCTTCGTTCCGTACCACTGGCCCCACCCGGTGGCCGCCAACGTACTGACCATCGACGCACTGGACCCGCGCTCCAAGATCCCCGAGTACAAGGTCTGCGCGGTCCGGATCGAACGCGCACCGCAGCTCGACCCGGTGCCCGCGCCGCCGGTGCCGCCCGGCCGCGAGGCCTACCCCGAGGCGCGGCTCTCCCGCGCCGACCCGCTACCACCGACCGCCCCGCAGGGCCGCGGCACCGCCGAGAGGGGCTGA
- a CDS encoding MFS transporter — protein MTEPADAPAQERPPDPPPPGRSVGVRASLVATGVSLLLIVAIVLGSRGLRDFDSALVPYAVATVFLAFGVAYRYTVWVCAPAARRLLRQGLRAALSRDNLRTAPTALPRMIATYLGLQKFLGARSHARWAAHQLMFWGCLLAAAITFPLTWGWFTFTASSAAGPGYEMRLWGFKVLGFDSASFLGWAMYHGLDLAAVLVVTGAGYFLWRRFRDREAITGQRFGYDFVPLIALLTVSVTGLLLTFSEIALDGGGYQFLSILHMASVVLTLVYLPFGKFFHIVQRPAAVGMQLFKYTARRAAGEQLLACRKCGEPIDTAPYVDNLRATMQDLRLGFDRWTEYCPRCKRVLRGGAYLSQVKRGFR, from the coding sequence GTGACCGAACCCGCGGACGCCCCCGCGCAGGAGCGGCCGCCCGATCCGCCGCCGCCCGGCCGGTCGGTGGGCGTCCGCGCTTCGCTGGTGGCCACCGGGGTGAGCCTGCTCCTCATCGTGGCCATCGTGCTGGGCAGCCGGGGGCTGCGGGACTTCGACTCCGCGCTCGTCCCGTACGCGGTGGCCACGGTGTTCCTGGCCTTCGGCGTCGCCTACCGGTACACGGTCTGGGTCTGCGCGCCGGCCGCCCGGCGACTGCTGCGCCAGGGCCTGCGGGCGGCGCTCTCCCGGGACAACCTGCGCACCGCCCCGACCGCGCTGCCCCGGATGATCGCCACCTACCTGGGCCTGCAGAAGTTCCTCGGCGCCCGCTCGCACGCCCGCTGGGCCGCCCATCAGCTGATGTTCTGGGGCTGCCTGCTGGCCGCCGCGATCACCTTCCCGCTGACCTGGGGCTGGTTCACCTTCACCGCCTCCAGCGCGGCCGGCCCCGGCTACGAGATGCGGCTCTGGGGTTTCAAGGTGCTGGGCTTCGACTCGGCGAGCTTCCTCGGGTGGGCGATGTACCACGGGCTGGACCTGGCCGCGGTGCTGGTCGTCACGGGCGCCGGCTACTTCCTGTGGCGGCGGTTCCGGGACCGCGAGGCGATCACCGGGCAGCGCTTCGGCTACGACTTCGTCCCGCTGATCGCCCTGCTCACCGTCTCGGTCACCGGGCTGCTGCTGACCTTCTCCGAGATCGCCCTCGACGGCGGGGGCTACCAGTTCCTGTCGATCCTGCACATGGCCTCGGTGGTGCTGACCCTGGTCTACCTGCCGTTCGGCAAGTTCTTCCACATCGTCCAGCGCCCGGCCGCCGTCGGCATGCAGCTGTTCAAGTACACCGCCCGGCGGGCGGCCGGGGAGCAGCTGCTCGCCTGCCGCAAGTGCGGTGAGCCGATCGACACCGCGCCCTACGTCGACAACCTGCGCGCCACCATGCAGGACCTCCGGCTGGGCTTCGACCGGTGGACCGAGTACTGCCCGCGCTGCAAGCGGGTGCTGCGCGGCGGCGCCTACCTCTCCCAGGTGAAGCGGGGGTTTCGATGA
- a CDS encoding dipeptide ABC transporter ATP-binding protein: MTTTVDTVDTDVLTVRDLRVAFTGPRGRPPVPAVRGVDLTVRRGETLGIVGESGSGKSVSALAVLGLLPGTAQVEGSVRLDGRELIGLPGRELAAVRGRRIAMVFQDPLSAFTPVHRIGDQIAEALRIHQPLTRAAARRRAVELLDLVGIPGPDRALDSFPHEFSGGMRQRAMIAMAVANKPDVLLADEPTTALDVTIQAQVLDVLRTAKRETGAALVLVSHDLGVIAQMADRVAVMYAGRVVETAGVDELFARPRHPYTLGLIGAVPRLDTRGGPLVPIPGTPPPMDALPSGCPFAPRCPLADERCVAAEPALTGAGGHRAACVRADELAERRAAPADVYPVPAVPPAPPAPPRSQRESVLRVTGLTRTFPVLKGSVIRRRAGEVYAVDGVELDIRQGETLGLVGESGSGKSTTLFELMRLAKPQSGRIELLGQDTAGLSRAAAHRLRAELQIVFQDPTAGLDPRLPVGDAIAEPLRAQRAPRELIARRIPELLRQVGLDPAHAVRYPHQFSGGQRQRISIARALAVRPRLLVLDEPVSALDVSVQAGVLNLLQRLKAELGPAYLFVSHDLSVIRHLADRVSVMYLGRTVEQGEVSAVFERPRHPYTRALLSAVPLPDPVAERARTRVLLAGDPPVPTERRSGCPFRGRCPVYAALTDERRTLCERQAPPLTEAAPGADHAAACHHPQPG, translated from the coding sequence GTGACCACCACCGTCGACACCGTCGACACCGACGTCCTGACCGTCCGCGACCTGCGGGTCGCCTTCACCGGCCCGCGCGGCCGCCCGCCGGTGCCCGCCGTACGCGGGGTCGACCTGACCGTCCGGCGCGGGGAGACGCTCGGCATCGTCGGCGAGTCCGGCTCCGGCAAGTCGGTCAGCGCCCTCGCCGTGCTGGGCCTGCTGCCGGGGACGGCGCAGGTCGAGGGGTCGGTGCGGCTGGACGGCCGGGAGCTGATCGGCCTGCCCGGCCGTGAACTCGCCGCCGTCCGGGGCCGCCGGATCGCCATGGTCTTCCAGGATCCGCTGTCCGCCTTCACCCCGGTCCACCGGATCGGCGACCAGATCGCCGAGGCCCTGCGGATCCACCAGCCGCTGACCCGGGCCGCCGCCCGCCGGCGCGCCGTCGAGCTGCTCGACCTGGTGGGCATCCCCGGCCCCGACCGTGCGCTGGACAGCTTCCCGCACGAGTTCTCCGGCGGCATGCGCCAGCGCGCGATGATCGCGATGGCCGTCGCGAACAAACCGGACGTCCTGCTCGCCGACGAGCCCACCACCGCGCTGGACGTCACCATCCAGGCCCAGGTGCTGGACGTCCTGCGGACCGCCAAGCGGGAGACGGGCGCCGCGCTCGTCCTGGTCAGCCACGACCTCGGGGTGATCGCCCAGATGGCCGACCGGGTCGCCGTGATGTACGCGGGCCGGGTGGTGGAGACGGCGGGCGTCGACGAACTCTTCGCCCGGCCGCGCCACCCCTACACCCTCGGCCTGATCGGCGCCGTGCCCCGCCTCGACACCCGGGGCGGACCGCTGGTCCCGATCCCCGGCACGCCGCCCCCGATGGACGCCCTGCCCTCCGGCTGCCCGTTCGCCCCGCGCTGCCCGCTCGCCGACGAGCGCTGCGTGGCGGCGGAGCCCGCGCTGACCGGCGCCGGCGGCCATCGCGCGGCCTGCGTCCGGGCGGACGAACTCGCCGAACGCCGGGCCGCACCCGCCGACGTCTACCCCGTCCCGGCGGTACCGCCCGCCCCGCCGGCCCCGCCCCGGTCGCAGCGCGAATCCGTCCTGCGGGTCACCGGGCTGACCCGGACCTTCCCGGTGCTCAAGGGCAGCGTGATCCGGCGCAGGGCCGGGGAGGTGTACGCGGTCGACGGCGTCGAGCTGGACATCCGCCAGGGTGAGACGCTCGGACTGGTCGGCGAGTCCGGCTCGGGCAAGTCGACCACCCTGTTCGAGCTGATGAGGCTGGCGAAGCCGCAGTCCGGCCGGATCGAGCTGCTCGGCCAGGACACCGCCGGCCTCTCCCGGGCCGCCGCGCACCGGCTCCGCGCCGAGCTGCAGATCGTCTTCCAGGACCCGACCGCCGGCCTCGACCCCCGGCTCCCGGTCGGCGACGCGATCGCCGAACCGCTGCGCGCCCAGCGGGCCCCGCGCGAGCTGATCGCCCGCCGGATCCCCGAGCTGCTGCGGCAGGTGGGCCTCGACCCGGCCCACGCCGTCCGCTACCCGCACCAGTTCTCCGGCGGGCAGCGCCAGCGGATCTCGATCGCCCGCGCGCTCGCCGTGCGGCCCCGGCTGCTGGTGCTGGACGAGCCCGTCTCCGCGCTGGACGTCTCGGTCCAGGCCGGCGTGCTCAACCTGCTGCAGCGGCTGAAGGCCGAGCTCGGGCCGGCCTACCTCTTCGTCTCGCACGACCTCTCGGTGATCCGACACCTGGCGGACCGGGTGAGCGTGATGTACCTCGGCCGGACGGTCGAACAGGGCGAGGTCTCGGCCGTCTTCGAGCGCCCCCGCCACCCCTACACCCGGGCCCTGCTCTCGGCCGTCCCCCTGCCCGACCCGGTCGCCGAACGCGCCCGCACCAGGGTCCTGCTGGCCGGCGACCCGCCGGTGCCCACCGAACGCCGGAGCGGCTGCCCCTTCCGCGGCCGCTGCCCGGTCTACGCCGCGCTCACCGACGAGCGGCGCACCCTCTGCGAGCGGCAGGCACCGCCGCTCACCGAGGCCGCCCCCGGCGCCGACCACGCGGCCGCCTGCCACCACCCCCAGCCGGGCTGA
- a CDS encoding ABC transporter permease, whose amino-acid sequence MTEAGKAMTASLAQPAPMAVPDDGEPAVAGRGRLVLGRLLAARWAVAGAVTVLLLFLLAFVTPHLIPWDYATPDYTALRRPPSAEHWFGTNGIGQDVFAQTLRGLQKSLVIGLLVALFSTALASLVGACAGYFGGWTDRLLMFLVDLMLVLPSFLVITIVSPRLKGTGWIAFVALLALFNWMITARVVRSMTISLKAREFVLAAQFMGVRPARVILRHILPNVASFLIIDATIAVGGAVMSETALSYFGFGVRAPDVSLGTLLAAGTSEAPVFPWLFYFAAGLLVLFVLAVNLVGDGLRDALDPTSEAARPARRRPRSVRSST is encoded by the coding sequence ATGACGGAAGCAGGCAAGGCCATGACCGCCTCCCTCGCACAGCCCGCGCCCATGGCCGTACCGGACGACGGGGAGCCGGCGGTGGCGGGCCGCGGACGGCTGGTGCTCGGCCGGCTGCTGGCCGCCCGCTGGGCGGTGGCCGGCGCGGTGACCGTGCTGCTGCTGTTCCTGCTGGCCTTCGTCACCCCGCACCTGATCCCCTGGGACTACGCCACCCCGGACTACACCGCGCTGCGCAGGCCGCCCTCCGCCGAGCACTGGTTCGGCACCAACGGGATCGGTCAGGACGTCTTCGCGCAGACCCTCCGGGGTCTGCAGAAGTCCCTGGTGATCGGTCTGCTGGTGGCCCTGTTCTCCACCGCGCTGGCCTCCCTGGTGGGCGCCTGTGCGGGGTACTTCGGCGGCTGGACGGACCGGCTGCTGATGTTCCTGGTCGATCTGATGCTGGTGCTGCCCAGCTTCCTGGTGATCACCATCGTCTCGCCCCGGCTGAAGGGCACGGGCTGGATCGCCTTCGTCGCGCTGCTCGCCCTGTTCAACTGGATGATCACCGCCCGGGTCGTCCGCTCGATGACCATCTCGCTCAAGGCCCGCGAGTTCGTGCTGGCCGCGCAGTTCATGGGGGTACGGCCGGCCCGGGTCATCCTGCGGCACATCCTGCCCAACGTGGCCTCCTTCCTGATCATCGACGCCACCATCGCGGTCGGCGGCGCGGTGATGAGCGAGACGGCGCTCTCCTACTTCGGCTTCGGCGTCAGGGCGCCGGACGTCTCGCTCGGCACCCTGCTCGCCGCCGGGACCTCCGAGGCCCCGGTGTTCCCCTGGCTGTTCTACTTCGCGGCCGGACTGCTGGTGCTCTTCGTGCTCGCCGTCAACCTGGTCGGGGACGGGCTGCGGGACGCCCTCGACCCGACGTCCGAGGCCGCCCGCCCGGCCCGCCGCAGGCCCCGTAGCGTTCGGAGCAGCACGTGA
- a CDS encoding ABC transporter permease — protein sequence MLRYLVKRLGYYAVLLTVAVFLSYALSATALQPRSYFEAKVPRPAAASVERQLTALNINDRTPVVSRFAHWAGGVLLHGDLGRTIHDTPVNDDFGRRIGVSLRLLLIGSLLGMLLGVAGGAWSAVRQYRISDRVLTVISFVLLSTPVFLVALFLKNGAIAAKDLAGHEVIPFTGYETPGLTGGVGAHLGDWALHLLLPTLSLALGGLATYSRYQRGTMLDVLGSDYLRTAEAKGLTRGQALLRHGLRTAVIPMSTMFAYSFLGIFTGAAFTETIFGWHGMGEWFIQSINEQDVNAVVAVNLFAAVVVLASGFLADTLHAALDPRVRL from the coding sequence ATGCTCCGCTACCTGGTGAAGCGCCTGGGCTACTACGCGGTGCTGCTGACCGTCGCGGTCTTCCTCTCCTACGCCCTCTCCGCCACCGCGCTGCAGCCCCGTTCGTACTTCGAGGCCAAGGTGCCGCGCCCCGCCGCGGCCTCGGTCGAACGCCAGCTCACCGCGCTGAACATCAACGACCGCACCCCCGTGGTGTCCCGCTTCGCCCACTGGGCGGGCGGCGTCCTGCTGCACGGCGATCTGGGCCGCACCATCCACGACACCCCGGTGAACGACGACTTCGGCCGCCGGATCGGGGTCTCCCTGCGGCTGCTGCTGATCGGCAGCCTGCTCGGCATGCTGCTGGGCGTGGCGGGCGGCGCCTGGAGCGCGGTGCGGCAGTACCGGATCTCCGACCGGGTGCTGACGGTGATCTCCTTCGTCCTGCTCTCGACGCCGGTGTTCCTGGTGGCGCTGTTCCTCAAGAACGGCGCGATCGCCGCAAAGGACCTCGCCGGCCACGAGGTGATCCCGTTCACCGGCTACGAGACCCCGGGGCTCACCGGCGGAGTGGGCGCACACCTCGGCGACTGGGCCCTGCACCTGCTGCTGCCCACGCTCTCGCTGGCCCTCGGCGGCCTGGCCACCTACAGCCGCTACCAGCGCGGCACCATGCTGGACGTGCTCGGCTCCGACTACCTGCGCACGGCCGAGGCGAAGGGCCTGACCCGCGGCCAGGCCCTGCTCCGGCACGGCCTGCGGACCGCCGTCATCCCGATGTCGACGATGTTCGCGTACAGCTTCCTCGGCATCTTCACCGGTGCCGCCTTCACCGAGACCATCTTCGGCTGGCACGGCATGGGTGAGTGGTTCATCCAGTCGATCAACGAGCAGGACGTCAACGCGGTGGTCGCGGTCAACCTCTTCGCGGCGGTCGTCGTGCTCGCCTCCGGCTTCCTCGCCGACACTCTGCACGCCGCCCTGGACCCGAGGGTCCGGCTCTGA
- a CDS encoding ABC transporter family substrate-binding protein, which translates to MDATATARRITRTATLAVAVALALAACGSGGGGAGDGVARSAPPRQDANDINAKPLDQVKDGGEVRYPLYQWITQWNPFQVDGRYGDAVEIMRALEPDLFKVDASGTFQPVADYLVDAKVTSTSPQVVTYRLNPRAKWSDGKPLSYLDFKADWQATNGKDPAYNIADSSGYELISGIEQGADPSEVKVTFSEPYADWQSLFRPLIPAAGIATPDDFNKGWVEKIPVTGGPFRLGGADKTAQTLTLVPDPNWWGTKPKLDKVTYRVMSQAATTQAFLNNEIDLATAGTATAYGQLKDAKDAVIRAASPWDEVHLSFGSGGAVADQKVRQALGRALDRQSLIKIANNGVPVEFKLLGNHIFMPNQAGYQDNSGDWGKFDLAAAGKLLDEAGWQAAGAGQPRTKDGRPLELHWIFNDGAAQAQVDLATAAQSMWLAAGIKVDVDKVPSNDFFAKYVNQGKFDIASWRNTDSFPLSTSLSNFRLPQGDNVFGNYSKIGSPEVDALLKQAAGSVDPAQAAKLYNEADAKIWELGHTVELYQRPAVLAVRKGLANDGAFGLASGDLAKTGWEK; encoded by the coding sequence ATGGACGCAACCGCCACTGCCCGCCGGATCACCAGGACGGCCACCCTCGCCGTCGCCGTGGCCCTGGCACTCGCCGCGTGCGGCTCGGGCGGTGGCGGGGCCGGTGACGGCGTGGCCAGGAGCGCCCCGCCGAGGCAGGACGCCAACGACATCAACGCCAAGCCGCTCGACCAGGTCAAGGACGGTGGCGAGGTCCGTTATCCGCTGTACCAGTGGATCACCCAGTGGAACCCGTTCCAGGTGGACGGCCGGTACGGGGACGCCGTCGAGATCATGCGCGCCCTGGAGCCGGACCTCTTCAAGGTGGACGCCTCCGGAACCTTCCAGCCGGTGGCCGACTACCTGGTCGACGCGAAGGTCACCTCCACCTCGCCGCAGGTGGTCACCTACCGGCTCAATCCCCGGGCGAAGTGGTCCGACGGAAAGCCGCTGAGCTACCTCGACTTCAAGGCCGACTGGCAGGCCACCAACGGGAAGGATCCGGCGTACAACATCGCCGACTCCTCCGGCTACGAGCTGATCTCCGGCATCGAGCAGGGCGCCGACCCGAGTGAGGTCAAGGTGACCTTCTCCGAGCCCTACGCGGACTGGCAGAGCCTGTTCCGGCCGCTGATCCCCGCGGCCGGGATCGCCACCCCCGACGACTTCAACAAGGGCTGGGTGGAGAAGATCCCGGTCACCGGCGGGCCGTTCCGCCTCGGCGGCGCCGACAAGACGGCGCAGACCCTGACCCTCGTCCCGGACCCGAACTGGTGGGGCACGAAGCCGAAGCTGGACAAGGTCACCTACCGGGTGATGTCCCAGGCGGCCACCACCCAGGCGTTCCTCAACAACGAGATCGACCTCGCCACGGCGGGCACCGCCACCGCGTACGGGCAACTCAAGGACGCCAAGGACGCCGTGATCAGGGCCGCCAGCCCGTGGGACGAGGTGCACCTGTCGTTCGGCAGCGGGGGTGCGGTCGCGGACCAGAAGGTGCGCCAGGCGCTCGGCCGCGCACTGGACCGGCAGTCACTGATCAAGATCGCGAACAACGGCGTGCCGGTCGAGTTCAAGCTGCTCGGCAACCACATCTTCATGCCCAACCAGGCCGGTTACCAGGACAACTCCGGGGACTGGGGGAAGTTCGACCTCGCCGCGGCCGGGAAGCTGCTGGACGAGGCCGGCTGGCAGGCGGCCGGCGCCGGGCAGCCCCGCACCAAGGACGGCCGGCCGCTGGAGCTGCACTGGATCTTCAACGACGGCGCGGCGCAGGCCCAGGTCGACCTGGCCACCGCCGCACAGAGCATGTGGCTGGCGGCCGGGATCAAGGTGGACGTCGACAAGGTGCCGAGCAACGACTTCTTCGCCAAGTACGTCAACCAGGGCAAGTTCGACATCGCCAGCTGGCGCAACACCGACTCCTTCCCGCTCTCCACCAGCCTCTCGAACTTCCGGCTGCCGCAGGGCGACAACGTGTTCGGCAACTACTCCAAGATCGGCAGCCCCGAGGTCGACGCGCTGCTGAAGCAGGCGGCCGGCTCCGTCGACCCGGCGCAGGCCGCGAAGCTGTACAACGAGGCCGACGCCAAGATCTGGGAGCTCGGCCACACGGTCGAGCTGTACCAGCGGCCGGCCGTGCTGGCCGTCCGCAAGGGACTGGCCAACGACGGGGCGTTCGGGCTGGCCAGCGGGGATCTCGCCAAGACCGGCTGGGAGAAGTAG
- a CDS encoding low temperature requirement protein A has protein sequence MTPRSKDEPHRASTPLELFFDLCFVVAVAQAGRQLGHYLAEGHYAVALTGYVFAFFASWWAWTNRASGYPVRPVTCQVRARPGPQRTAPTTLGNVTG, from the coding sequence ATGACCCCGCGCAGCAAGGACGAACCGCACCGGGCCTCGACGCCGCTGGAACTCTTCTTCGACCTCTGCTTCGTGGTCGCCGTCGCCCAGGCCGGACGGCAGCTCGGCCACTACCTGGCCGAGGGGCACTACGCGGTCGCCCTCACCGGCTATGTGTTCGCCTTCTTCGCAAGCTGGTGGGCGTGGACCAACAGAGCATCAGGTTACCCCGTACGTCCTGTGACCTGCCAGGTTCGGGCGAGACCGGGCCCGCAGCGGACCGCCCCGACCACCCTTGGGAACGTCACTGGATGA
- a CDS encoding NUDIX hydrolase, producing the protein MPITADHIRATLAAYIDEYPRDKADLGLPLALLDSGAELTSRKEFHGHATAGAVLVNEHGQALFIHHVALDKWLTPGGHLEAEDATLRAAALRELTEETGIPPEAVTLAGEGPVHIDVHPIPENPAKGEPDHLHIDFRFVFRTTGGKLVTLQEDEVSGYTWRPVGSIADDRMRARVEALIA; encoded by the coding sequence ATGCCCATCACAGCCGACCACATCCGCGCCACGCTGGCGGCGTACATCGACGAGTACCCGCGGGACAAGGCCGACCTTGGCTTGCCGCTGGCGCTGCTCGACTCCGGCGCCGAGCTGACCAGTCGCAAGGAATTCCACGGCCACGCCACGGCCGGGGCCGTGCTGGTCAACGAGCACGGGCAGGCGCTGTTCATCCATCACGTGGCGCTCGACAAGTGGCTGACGCCCGGCGGGCACTTGGAGGCCGAGGATGCCACGCTGCGCGCCGCCGCGTTGCGGGAGCTGACCGAGGAGACCGGCATCCCGCCGGAGGCCGTCACGCTGGCCGGAGAGGGCCCGGTCCACATCGACGTACACCCGATCCCGGAGAACCCCGCCAAGGGCGAGCCGGATCACCTGCACATCGACTTCCGGTTCGTCTTCCGTACGACGGGCGGCAAGTTGGTGACACTCCAAGAGGATGAGGTCAGCGGCTACACGTGGCGGCCGGTCGGCAGCATCGCCGATGACCGCATGAGGGCCCGGGTAGAGGCGCTGATCGCCTGA